Sequence from the Nocardia brasiliensis genome:
CTGTCGGCGGCGGGCATGGTGGCGGTCGCGCTCTCGGGCTTGATCGGCCTGACCGGGCTCGGGGTCGCGTTCCTGCTCGTCGGCGCGGCCGTGGTCGCGGGGTTCGCCGTTCTCGAATACACCGGTGTCCGCCGGGCCGGTTACTGATCGCGGATGGGTTTGCGTCGTCGCGTGCGGGACAGGTAGACAACGGGGATGGGGACATCGACGACCGGTATCCGGCTGCTCGCCGCTGATGAATGGCAGACGTTCCGGCGGCTCCGGCTGCGCTCGCTGGCCGACGCGCCCGAGTGCTTCGGGGCGACGCTCGCCGAGGCGCGAGCACGCCCCGAACAAGTGTGGCGCGAGATCCTGTCCAAGCGGGTGCAGTACGTGGCCGAGGCCGACGGCGTCGAGCTGGGCACAGTCGGCGCCATGCGCGACGTGGAACGCACTGGCGTGCACCTGATTTCGATGTGGGTGGCACCCGAGGCGCGTGGCACCGGCGTAGCGGATCTGCTGGTGGAAACGGTGCTCGACTGGGCCGACACCGCGGGCAGCCC
This genomic interval carries:
- a CDS encoding GNAT family N-acetyltransferase; protein product: MGTSTTGIRLLAADEWQTFRRLRLRSLADAPECFGATLAEARARPEQVWREILSKRVQYVAEADGVELGTVGAMRDVERTGVHLISMWVAPEARGTGVADLLVETVLDWADTAGSPAVWLAVADGNTAAERLYLRHGFVRTGVTGPVGPDDPRIEHEWVRRR